TTTGTAGACCGGCTTTGGAACCATTTACCTAAAATTCATAGGCTTTTTGGGGAGATTTATGCCTCTCACCATCAGGCCGAACCCCAGTTTATTGAGCTGATTTCAAGTTTGATTAAAGCCTATCAATCACGTGAAAGTTCTCTCAAGAAACGTGATGCTGAAAAAGCCAAGCAAGATGGTTGGTTTCTAAGCAATCAATTAGCTGGGATGAGTTTATACGTGGATCGCTTTGCCGGGAATTTGAAAAAAATGCCGGAAAAGCTGACGCACCTGGAGGAGTTAGGGGTAAATTTTCTCCACCTCATGCCCATTTTTCAAAGTCCAGAAGGTGAAAGTGATGGAGGATATGCGGTATCTGATTTCCGAACAGTCGACTCAAGGTTTGGATCTTTAGAAGACCTTATCGCGCTTCGCAAAAAGATGCACAGCAAAGGCATGAATCTAATGTTGGATATTGTGCTGAATCATACTTCTCACCATCACGAGTGGGCGCAGAAAGCCAAGCAAGGAGATCCATATTACCGAGACTTTTTCTATACCTATCCAGACCGGTGGATGCCAGATGAATTTGACCGAAGTATGCCTGAGATTTTCCCAGAGGCAGCTCCCGGCAATTTTACTTGGTCAGAAGAAATGGGTCGATGGGTAATGACGGTGTTCCACCGGTATCAGTGGGATTTGAATTACACCAATCCCGTTGTTTTCAAGGAAATGATGGATACGGTATTGTTTTACGGGAATTTGGGGGTGGATCTTCTCCGCATCGATGCACCAGCCTTTATCTGGAAACAGCCAGGTACTTCCTGCCAAAACTTGCCGGAAGCGCATACTTTGCTTCGATTGATCAAGCAATGTGTACTGGTAGCTACTCCTGGAATGGCGATTTTGGGTGAGGCTATCGTGGCTCCAAAGGAAATCATGAAGTATTTCGGTACGGGAGAATTCATAGCTCAGGAATGTGATTTTGCTTACAATGCCACTCAAATGGCCTTGCAATGGGATATGTTGGCTTCGGGCGAGACCAAAGTAATGCTTGCCGCCCAACACGAAATTCTTCAGAAACCTTACGGTACTTCTTGGATTACCTATACCCGATGCCATGATGATATTGGCTTGGGATACGATGACTACATGATTGCCCATGCAGGCAAAGAACCCTATCAGCATCGTAAATTTTTGAAAGAATACTATTCTTATTCTGGAGATCAATGGATGAGTCCTGCTCGTGGTGCGCTTTTTTCCTCTAATCCGAAAACTGGCGATGCCAGAATTAGCGGTACGCTTGCATCCTTGTGTGGATTAGAAAAGGCCTTGATTGAAGGAAATGGTCCAGCCATTGATCAAAGCATTCAAAAAATCCTAATGATGCAGGCGCATTCCATTTTCTTGGGCGGATTACCGATGCTATTTTATGGAGACGAAGTGGGCTATACCAATGATTATAGCTTCCAAAATGATCCTGGTAAATATTACGACAATCGATGGATGCACCGTCCTATCATTGATTGGGAAAAAGTAAACCGGAAAAAGGTAGATGGTACCGTCGAGAATCAACTCTTTGAAGGGACTAAAAAGCTACTTTCCATTCGAAAATCTCAGGATGTTTTTGCGGATTTGAGCAATATCACCTGGATGAGTCCGCACAATATTCATGTTGCAGGATTTGTTCGCCGAAAAGGGAATGACCGGGTGTACTGCCTGTTTAATTTCAGCGATCGTGCAGCCTATCTCACCTGGTATGCCTTTAAAGAGCAAGGAGAGGGAGCCACAGCGCTCTGGGATCTTTGGGGAGAAAAAATTCATACCATTGGAGCAGATAATGAATACTTGATCTTGCCTCCTTATGGATTCTGCATCATGACGCCGCAGGGTTAAACATTAAAAAGCCTTCCTAGATTTAATCCAGGAAGGCTTTTATCATTTTTGGGAGGATTCCCGGATAATGAGTTCCGTTTTAATTTCATGAAACTCATCCGTTACGGGGTCCTGATTTTTGAGAATTTCAATTAATAGTTCCGCAGCTTTACTTCCCATTGCTTTTCCATGCTGATCGACCGAACTTAAAGTCGGACTGGTATAATCTGAAAGCATCCAGTTGCTAAATCCCATAATTCCGACTTGCTGGGGAATTGCAATCGATTTGGATTGGAGGTGTTTCATCGCTCCAAGCGCTACCACATCTGTAATACAGAAGATCGCATCTGGCGCATTTCCACTTTCCATAAGTTCCTTCGTGAATTCCATTCCTTCTTTTTCGGAGATTTCCCAGCAGTTTTTAACCCAATCTTCCCGGAACTCCAAGCCATGGTCTTCGATCGCTTTTCGATAACCCTTGTAGCGTTCATGGGCATTTTTTACATCCATTCTGCCGCTCAAATGGGCAATCTTGCGGTATCCTTGTTTGATCAAATGGGTAACAGCATCATAGGCACTTTGAAAATCATCCACCACCAATTTTGGGCTAACCAGGTAGTCTGTGATCTTATCAAATTGGACGACGGGCTTTCCTTCATCCAAAAAAGCTTGAAGGTGCTCTGCCTCTTTGGTTTCATTGGAAACTGAGATCAATAAGCCATCCACTCCCATTCCGAGCAGGTGTTGGCTGGCTCGAATTTCGTCTTTTAGCATGTCCTGCGATTGTGCTAAGATGATGCTGTAGCCGTGTTTTTTGGCGGTTTCCATGGCTCCATCAATCGTCGTGGAGAAAAAGTGATGAACGATCTGAGGTACAATCATTCCCAAAATGGAGGTACGGTTTTTTCGGAAATTCACCGCCATGGTATTGGGAATGTAATTGTGCTTTTCAGCATAATCCTTGACCATCTGAATCGTTTCTTCGGAGAGCGAAGGATAGCCATTCAGCGCCCTTGAAACGGTGGAGGGTGATAGGTTTAATTCCTTGGCAATATCCTTAAGCGTAATTTTCCGTTTTTCAGCCATTAGACAGGGTATAGTTATTAAGTTCTTTTCAAGGGAGAAAGTACTAATATTCTATTGCAGTTCCACTATCCATTTTTCCATTGATCTATTTTTTGTTCAAGATCAGGCCTAAAAATCGGTATATTATGGTCAAACATTAAACCCAAAATCTATGACCCCGATTGTCCAGATCTCCTTGGATCTGACCAATATTGACGAAGCTCTTGAAACTGCTGCTCTGGCGCTTCGAGCTGGAGTGGATTGGCTGGAAGCTGGTACCCCTTTAATTCTTGCAGAAGGTCTTCATGGCGTTCGAAAACTTCGTGAAGCTTTTCCCGGAACTCCCATTGTTGCTGATCTGAAAACCATGGATGGAGGTTATCTAGAGGCCGAAATGATGGCTAAAGCTGGAGCTACCCACGTGGTGGTCATGGCTCGAGCCCATGCCGAAACGATAAAATGTGTGGTCCAAGCAGGTAAAGATTTTGGCGTAAAAGTCATGGGAGATAACATGATTTGTCCCGATATGGTGGAGGGAGCTAAGTTTTTGGAAGATCTGGGTTGTGATTATGTGATTCATCACATTGGTTATGATGAGCGAAGGGGAATTGCTGCAGCAGGTCATCGAATGCCAAGTCCGCTCGATCAACTTCGTGAAGTTGTAGCTGCGGTGAATATCCCTGTTCAGGCTGTCGGAGGTCTTTCTCTGGAGCAGGCAATCCAATGCCCACAATATGGAGCCCCACTGGTTGTATTAGGCGCGCCGCTGACTATTGATGCCGATTCTTTCAAGACTGCAGATGGAGATCTCGAAATATCCCTCAGAATGATCTGTGAAGCCATCCATGCCCAAACCACCGTTTTCCCCTCTAACTCATAAGCCATGTCCAGCACCAAAATACCCGCCGTAGTCAACTACTCCGAGCAAAAGCATTCAGTAGAAATTCGTGAAATCCCTGTCCCTGAAATCGGCGAGGAAGATATCCTTCTTGAGGTCGAAAATGTCGGTGTTTGCGGCAGTGACTTGCATCAGTGGACTTCTGACCACAGTTGGCCGGTAAATTATCCGGTGGTCATGGGGCACGAGTTTGGAGGGAAAATAGCCGCTTTGGGCTCCCGTGTATCAGGCTGGAAAGTCGGAGATCGAGTGGTCTCTGAAACTGCTGCCGTAATCGACTCCCTTAATCCTATGAGTAAAGTCGGGCTCTACAATTTAGACCCAACTCGAAAAGGATTTGGCTATGGAGTCAATGGAGCCATGACCCGGTTTGTGCGGGTGCCAGCAAGATGCTTACACAACGTCCCCGAGAATTTATCCTTTGAAGAAGCCTGCCTGACCGAACCCTGTTGTGTCGCTTTCAATGCCTTGGTGGGTAATTCCCACATCAAACCTGGAGATCGGGTCATTGTGATCGGGCCTGGAACAATCGGGATTCTATGTGCTGCCGTAGCCCGACTCTGCGGAGCTGAAGTGGCAGTCTTGGGATTAGAGGCAGATCGAGGTAGATTAGAAATTGCTAAAAATGCCTACGGCTGTGATCCATTAATTGGGGAAGATGTGGCAGAAGCTTGGGCGAGGAAAAGAGATGGACTAGGAGCTGATCTGATCGTGGACGCTGCAGGACATAGCATTACCTTAAGGACTGCGATGAAACTTGTCCGCCCCAATGGGCAAATTACCAAAGTTGGATGGGGACCACAGCCTCTAAATTTTTCCATTGATCCTATTGTTCAGAAAAATGTGCGCCTTCAGGGGAGCTTTAGTCACAACTGGCCAATCTGGGAGCGAGTGATTGCATTACTGGCCAGTGGGGCTTTAAACGTGAAGCCGATTATTGGTGGGGTTTGGTCGATTACTGATTGGCACGAGGCATTTGAAAAAATGCATACTGGACAAATTGTAAAAGCAGTATTAAAGCCAGTTTAACATGCGACTCAAAGACAAAGTCATTATCGTCACTGGAAGTACTACAGGTATCGGAAAAGCCATTGCCAAACGATGTGTGGCTGAAGGTGCCAAGGTGGTTTTACATGGTTTGGAAGGCTTTCTGGGAGAAGAAGTTTTAGATGAAATTGGGGCTGAAAATGCCGTTTTTCACCAAGAAGATATTTCTGTGGAAGCTTGCCCGGAGCGCTTGGTCAAATTGGCAGTAGACCACTTTGGAAAGTTGGATGCGGTGGTCAACAATGCTGCTTGGGTGATCCAATCCAATATTGAAAATACTGACCGGGCATTTCTCCAAAAAGTCCTGGACATCAATGCTGTTTCTCCTTTTTTGCTAATTCAAGCTGCCCTTCCCGAACTCGCTAAAAATCAAGGCTGCGTACTCAATATCGGTTCGGTCAATGCATGGAGTGGCGAACCTAATTTGCTTGCCTATTCGATTTCTAAGGGGGCATTGATGACCTTGACCCGAAATCTGGGCGATTCCTTGATGCGAGATCAGGGCATTCGTGTCAACCAAATCAATCCAGGCTGGGTCTTGACTGAGCGGGAAAAAGAACGCAAAAGGGATCATGGTCTTTCCGAAACTTGGTTTGAAGATCTACCCAAAATGTATGCTCCTGCAGGTCGGATTCTCTGGCCGGAGGAAATTGCTGCTGCTTGTGTGTATTGGCTTTCAGATGAGGCAGGTCCAATTTCAGGTCAAGTAGTCGATCTCGAACAATATCCTATGATCGGGCGAAATGCCCCAAAAGACACTTCAACAATCCACTGATTTATGCCAAAACTCGCCGCCTTTCCGAAGGCCTTTATGCAGCAGCTCTGCAAAGATGGAAGTATGAAAATTGCCGATTGGGTTAAATTGGCAGCCCCGCTTCAGATCGATGGACTGGAGTGGTACGCTGGATTTTTGGAGATGGCTGATGAAAAAAACTGGTCCAAATTCCGACGAATGGTTGAAAACGAAGGTATGGTTATTCCGATGATGTGCTGTTCGCCTGATTTTACCCATCGGGATAAATCCTTCCGTGAAAATGAAATCCAAAAGCAAAAACGCTGGATTGAGATGACGGATGCCCTAGGTGGGAAATATTGCCGCGTTCTTTCCGGGCAATATCGTCCCGAACTCTCCGTGGAGGAAGGAATCAAACTCGCTAAAGACTGCATCGAGGCCTGTCTCCCCTACGCTCAAAGTCTGGGAATTACGCTGATTATCGAAAATCATTACAAAGATGACTTTTGGGAATATCCGGAATTTGCGCAGAAGCGAGACATTTTCACCAAACTGGTCAAGTCGATTCAGCATCCCAACTTTGGAGTGAATTACGATCCGAGCAATACGTTTTTGGCGGGAGAAGATCCCCTGGATTTGTTGTATGATGTCTCTGAGCGAGTCCTGACCATGCATGCGAGTGACCGATTTTTAAAATACGGCACAATTGAAGATTTGCGAAAAGTAGAAGGTGGTGCCGTAGGGTATGCGAAAATGCTCAGCCATGGAGAAATCGGCAAAGGCATGAATGATTACGATGCGATCTTCACTGAGCTCAAGCGAGTCGGCTTTGATAACTGGATCAGCATCGAAGACGGGGTGGATGGCATGGATCAGTTGGAGCGGAGTGTGGCGTTTTTGAAGAAGAAGATAGCGCAGTATTGGAACAGATAGTCCACGGTCGACACAAGACGGTCCACTGCAGAAAGAAAGACAAATGGTCAACTGTCCACAGTCGACAGTCGACCGCAAAAAATACCAATTGGATTTGAACTTAAACCATTTAAACAAAGCGGCTGTGGTCTGTGGACCATGGACCGTTGACAATTAAACTTTCGAACTTTGCAACCTTACCACTTTACAACCATCCCTTCTCAGTGTTTTTTGGGCGAAGGCCCGCTTTGGATCGCCGAGCTCGGCTGTTTCTTTTGGGTAGATATCGAAAAGGGCAACCTGCATCGCTATCATTTGAATTCAGAAACCCTAGAAGTCCGTCACTTTCCACATCGATTGGCGGTTGTGCTAGAGGGACAAAATGCTAAATTGATTCTGGGTTTGGATCGAAAGCTGGTTCGTTACGATTGGGAAACTCAAGACATCGAAGAGCTCTGTGAGGTGGAAGAAGATTTGGGCTTGAATCGTTTCAATGACGGTAAGGTTGATCCTCAAGGCAGAATCTGGATCGGGACGCTCAGTACACTTTTCACCGAAGGTGCGGGTTCCTTGTATCGAATTGGAGCGGATCTGAAACCTCTAACTAAATTGAACAACCTGACCATTTCCAATGGAATGGCTTGGACGGTTGATCAAAGGACGTTTTACTTTATCGATACACCTACCAAGAAGATTCAGGAATTTGCCTTTGATCCAGAAACGGGAGCCATTGAATTTCGACGAATTGCCGTTGAGATTTCGGAGGGATTGGGCTTTCCAGACGGGATGTGCTTGGATCGGGAAGGGATGCTTTGGGTGGCGCATTATGCGGGTTCGGGCGTGTACCGCTGGGATCCGAATACGGGCCAACTTTTGGACAAAATCGAATTACAGGTTCCCCACGTGACTTCTTGTTGTTTTGGAGGAGAAAATCTGGATATGATGTTGATTACTACAGCTCAAGAAAATCTGACATCGGATGATCTTAAAAAATATCCTCAGAGTGGGGATGTATTTTTGGTGAACGTGGAGGTAGGAGGATTTGAGTCGAATCCGGCGATGATTTAATTTTTTCCACTGATTTTCACAGGTTTCAATGATTTGCTCTCTGTGCAAATCTTTGATTTTAATCTGTGTGAATCTGTGGGAAATAAAAAAAAGCCAATCTTTCGACTGGCTTCTCAACTTTTCTATAACATCGGCCTAAACTGCCGCAAGAATCTCACATCATTTTCTGTAAACAATCGCAAATCTTTGATCTGATATTTCAGCATCGCAATTCGCTCGATCCCCATTCCGAAAGCAAAGCCTGTGTATTTTTTGGAGTCGATTCCGCAGTTTTCAAGCACATTGGGATTAACCATGCCCGAGCCGCCAATTTCTACCCAGCCACTTCCTTTGCACACGTTGCAGCCTTTTCCTCCGCAGATCAGGCAGGAAATGTCGATTTCCGCGCTTGGTTCGGTGAAAGGGAAGAAAGAAGGACGGAATCGTACTTTGGTCTCTTTACCAAACATCTCCTTGGCGAAATGGTAAAGCGTATTTTTCAAGTCCGCGAAACCCACATTTTCATCTACATAGAGTCCTTCGACCTGATGGAAGATGCAGTGCGCACGGGCAGAAATTGCTTCGTTTCGGTAAACTCTCCCTGGTGAAAGGGTTCGGATGGGAGGTTTTTGATTTTCCATCACTCGAACTTGCACAGAGGAAGTGTGAGTTCTAAGGGCGATATCTGGATTCTTTTCAATGAAAAAGGTATCCTGCATTTCGCGTGCAGGGTGATTTTCAGGGAAGTTCAGCGCGGTAAAATTATGCCAATCGTCCTCGATCTCCGGACCTTCGGATAGGTTGAATCCGATACGCTCAAAGATCTCGATGATTCGCTGGCGGGTTGCCGTAAGCGGGTGAATGCCTCCCAAGGCCACATTGGAAGGAGGAAGCGTCAGATCAATGTCTGCCGTTTTTGACTTCTTATTACTTGCATTGACCTTTTCGATCAATTCCTGAAATTTCTCCTCGGCCAATTGCTTCACGCCGTTGACCAACTGACCATAGGCACGCTTTTCTTCATTGGGAATTTGACCCATGGCGGCAAAAAGTTCACCTACCACACTTTTTTTGGAGATAAACTCCATACGGTAAGCTTCGAGTTGGTCTGGGGTACTGGCGTCAGCAGCGGCTATTGCCGCTTTAATGGCTTCGATTTTTTCCTGATACATGACTGAAAATTAATCAAGTCACAAAGCTATCATTTTTAGGCTTTTTTTCGGAGAAAGATGGACTTCATCTCCAAATGGAGAAAGTCCCCCTATAAAAATTTTTTTTCCCGCCCCATAATCCAATCGCAAAGCAAGGCTCGTAAGTGCTTTCAAATTCAGAAAACCAAAAACAAAACCTTTATGAACAATTTATTGAAAGTGGCTTTCGCAGCCTTCGTCTTCTTGTCAGCAAATGTAGCTTTTGCCCAAATGGGAAAAACTGTAGAAGTGGGCGGTGCGCCGATGTATCCCTCCAAAAACATTGTGGAAAATGCGGTGAACTCTGCGGACCATACCACCTTGGTAGCAGCCGTAAAAGCAGCAGGACTGGTAGAAACCTTACAAACCGCCGGACCTTTCACCGTGTTTGCTCCAGATAATGCAGCTTTTGCTAAACTTCCAGCTGGAACAGTAGAGACTCTATTGAAGCCTGAAAACAAAGGTCAATTGACCGCAGTGCTCACCTACCATGTAGTAGCTGGCAAAATGGGCTCCAAGGATATCGCAGATGCAATCAAAAAAGGAAATGGAAAAGCGATCCTAACCACAGTGCAAGGAGGAAAATTGACTGCATGGATGAAGGGCAAAGACCTTTACATCACCGACGAAAACGGCGGTCAGTCTAAAGTCACCATTGCCGACGTATGGCAATCCAATGGGGTAATTCACTCGGTGGATACGGTAGTGCTACCAAAGATGTAATTAGAAATTAAAAAAGAAAAAGCCGCTTGAAAATTACTTTCAAGCGGCTTTTTTGCTTTCAACTGCAGTTGAAAGATTTTTTACCATGTTCTTCCTCCCGGAGGTCTGCCCATCATCCAAGGTTGCTGAGGCTGTGCTTCAGGTTGCTTGAAGTTGCCGATGATGTAAGTAAAAGTCACCATGCCATAGCGCGTCAGAACATTGGTGAAAACGTCGGTCACAGCCACATCGGAGATAGTTCGGCTGATGCTGTTGTTTTGGTTCAGAAGGTCAAATACGACAGCTTTCAGCTCTGCTTTATTGTTTTTGGCAAATCGGAAACCTCCCTCGATGTTCCACAACCAGAAGTTTTGATTAAATCCTTCCGATAGTCCGGTATACAAGGAGTGGGCGACATTGTTCCCCATAAAGAATTTCCCGTTTTGAGAAGAGAAATACAACCGGATATTGGATTCCTGCTGGTAGTAGTTGTTGTCCAGATTTTGCTGCAGGGAGGAATTCACAATATTGTAAGATCCTGTGGTGCTGATCGAGAAGTCCACATTTTGGCTGATGTTAGAGCTGAAAGTCAGCCCTTGGCTCAGCGTCAGGTTATCGTTGAGGTTACTTTCTCCATTGATCAAACCCGGAATACGATTGAAACTTACCCGTGAATTGGTATTGAACTGAGTTTTGATTTTTTTGATCGGTGCTCCATAGGTCAGGAATAGAGAAGTTCTGAAGTTCCCGTCCAAATTCACCGGCTGTGAGATCTGTCCACCGGGTCTGAGGAGAATTTCTCCATTGATCAAGGTGTCCTGCACGGCGAGGAAGGTGCTATTTCCGATGTAATTGCTTGTCGAGGAGTAGTTGACAAACATGAATAGGGTGCGGCTTTTCTCCAGATTCACCTTGCTGATATTCGCGAAGATGTTGTGGTTGAAGCTTTGACCCAAGGAAGGATTACCCACTCGAAGATTGAGTGGATTTTGGTTATTGACTACATTTTGTAGTTCGGATACGCTTGGCTCGTCTGTATCGGTTCGATACCTCATTCTCCAGCTAAATCCCGTTTCGCGGTTTCGATAGTTGATATTAGCACTTGGTAGAATATTGTTAAAGTCTCGCTTAAAGATTCCTTTTTCAGGAAAAAATGCCTCATTGTCCAAGCGAGCATTTTGGTAGTCGAGGTTTAAATTGATGCTCCAACCTTGGTTATTGTAGGCATAACCAGAACGCAAGCGTTGCGTGATAAATTTGTTGTCAAACTCGTTGGAAAGGGCCGTATCGAGGACAAATAAATTTTCAGCGTTTAATACACGCGTTTTTTGGTCTGCTCGGGTTTTGTTATTAGCCACTTGATAGCCGAAAGTTCCGATGGATTTTTCACCTAATGGCTCAGTCCAAGTGGTATTAATTCGGTAATTGAAGCCATTGTTGAGCGAGTTGGTTTCTTGTTCTGCTGTGTCGATTAGGTTTCTTCGGTAATCCTGACTGGCGGCCAGGAGTGTTGAAAATTGATCTCGATTGTTCCAAGCAGTGTAAATGTCAGCTGAAAGTGTGCGTCCTTTTTTGTCAAACTTGTAGCGATAGGTCAAATTGTTGGCGATGTTGAAGGCTTTCGTCTCTGCATCAGAAATCGAGCGAAGAGAAGAAAGTGAATCGCCAGTGCTCGCAGTGGTCAATGCATCCCGATCACTAAAGGTATTGTTGGTTTGGAAGGAAATGTTTGGGGTTAGAATTATGGAGTTTTTTTCGTTGAGATCTGCTTCGATTCGAGCATTGGCGCGGTGATTATAATTGTCCACTGTGTTTATCAGGTTTTCCTGATAAAACTGTCGAAGGTTTTCATTGACTACAGTTTCCCGATTCGTGATTTGACGAAGGGTATTGGTGGTGTTATTGAAGAAATAGCTTCCGGTGAAATTTACTTTTTTACCCCATTTATCTGAGTAATTCAGACCAAGGGCATTAGTACTAACAATTCCTCCCTGATTACCCACAAAGAAGTTGTTATTGCCACCTCCCCACATGCCGCCACCGCCACCTGGGCGACCACCGCCCATTCCTCTTCCTCCAGAAGCATTGGCGCTTAGGCCTGCCAAATCCTGACTCGAGAAATTTTGTTGATTGATATTGTTGAATAAGCCCAAAATGGATACTCTTCGATCCCCATTAAATAGGTTGATACTTCCTCCTGCGGCATATCGATCGTCACTTCCATAGCCTCCATAGACTCGTCCAAACTGTCCGTTTTTCCGATCCGAACGAAGGATAATATTGATGGTCTTCGTATAGTTACCATCATCAAATCCTGTCAATCTACTTTGATCCGATCGCTGGTCGAGTACTTCGACCCGATCGATAGCATCAGCTGGAAGATTTCTCAGGGCAATATTGGGGTCATTGCCAAAAAACTCTCGTCCATCCACCAAGATTTTCTGGACTTGTTCGCCCTGTGCCTGAACTTGTCCATTTTGCATGGTGATTCCAGGCATTTTTCGGATCAAATCTTCCGCTTGTGCATTGGCCTGAGTTTTAAAAGCATTGGCATTGAAAGAAGTAGTATCTCCTTTTTGTTCTCCGACTACATTGACTCCCTCGATTACAACTTCACCCAATACTTTGGTGTCTTCCAGTAAAACCAATTCACCGAGTTCCATGGGATCCCGGAAGCTATGAATTTGAGTAATGGTCTTGTAGCCTAGAAATGTGATTTCCAGTTTGACTTGTGGGATCCTAGGTCTAGCAATTTCAAAGCTTCCATCCGCACCTGTCACGGTGCCCCGAAGCAGGGAATCCGTAACGGTTTTGATCAGGACATTGGCGCCGATCATGGGAGTTTTAGTCACTCCATCCATTACTTTTCCAGTAAACTTTCGCTCTTCCTGAGGTGCTCCGGTTGGGCGTTGCCCAAAGGCTGCCACAGATAGCAAAAGGCTAAAAATCAGTGCAGTGTAAATAAAGGGTCTAGTCATAATGATGCAAAGTTCACTCACTTTGACTGATTGAAAAAGCGTATGGTTTAAGGAAGATTTGCTAAAAAATTAGAGCGGAAAAACAACAGGATAAAAGGTGAAATTACCCTTTGAAAATTAGCTAAAGGCCATGATATCGGGGTAGGAAATCCCAAAATGACTATTGTCATAGACGGCAACTCCCTCTTTTAGAACAATTGCTTGGGGCGAAGCATGCGGAATCCCAAAACTGTCCTCAATTTCGTCCGAAATAGCGCGGTTTTCGATCAAGTCCAGGTAATAAGGTTTGATTTTTTGAGCATCTTCCTCCTTCCAATTACGCAATAGTCGATCGAGGGCCATACTGCTGATGGAGCAGCGGGTGCTATGCTTGAAAATGAGAACCGGCTGTGAAAAGCTTTCCTTTTTGATTTCCTCAAGTTGGCTAATGTCTGTTAATTTATTCCAATTCATCGCTGCAATGACTTATTTTGGGGCAATTCTTGTAAAGGGAAAATAGTTCCTTTCTCCCAAAACTAACCATGAAAATTTCATTTTCTTCCATCCTCTGCTGGGGACTGCTTTTGTGCTCTGGGATTCATTTTTCCTGTTCGAGTACTCGGCCCATTCCAGGGCCGTCTCGACCAGTTCCTGCTGCAATTTCTAAGGTGAATGTTCCTTTGGAAATCCCTTTGAGGACCTTGGAAATGATCTTGACTCAAGCCACTCCCCCACAGGTCAATCTTGGCGAAAAACTTGACTTTGGAAATGGAATTGAAGGTGATTTGTTTTTGGTCAAGGCTGGAATGATCCAGCTGAAGGCGATCGATGCGGATCAGCTTGAGGTCACGCTGCCTTTGCAATTGACGGGTGAATTGGGACTGAAGCCCGGGGGTATCCGGAATCTTTTCCGAGGAAAAGTCCCGATTAATCAACAACTATCCCCTGTTTTCAGGGTGAATCCTCAGATTTCTCATAATTGGTCTATCGGAGTTTCCAGCTTGGAAATGCTGGATTTAGGTGGGGAAATATCCTTGAATGTATTGGGAATGCGAGTTGATTTAAGTCGCTTTGTTGAGCAAGAGATTCAGAAATATATTCAGGAAAGCCTGATGGAAAAGAAGCAGGTAGCTTCTATCAAAGCCCAAGTGGATCAACTTTGGGAACAGGCTGGAAAGCCTGTCGTAGTTGATTTCTTAGGAGAAAAACGAGCCTTTTCCATTCGACCCA
Above is a window of Algoriphagus sanaruensis DNA encoding:
- a CDS encoding LacI family DNA-binding transcriptional regulator, which translates into the protein MAEKRKITLKDIAKELNLSPSTVSRALNGYPSLSEETIQMVKDYAEKHNYIPNTMAVNFRKNRTSILGMIVPQIVHHFFSTTIDGAMETAKKHGYSIILAQSQDMLKDEIRASQHLLGMGVDGLLISVSNETKEAEHLQAFLDEGKPVVQFDKITDYLVSPKLVVDDFQSAYDAVTHLIKQGYRKIAHLSGRMDVKNAHERYKGYRKAIEDHGLEFREDWVKNCWEISEKEGMEFTKELMESGNAPDAIFCITDVVALGAMKHLQSKSIAIPQQVGIMGFSNWMLSDYTSPTLSSVDQHGKAMGSKAAELLIEILKNQDPVTDEFHEIKTELIIRESSQK
- a CDS encoding zinc-binding dehydrogenase, producing MSSTKIPAVVNYSEQKHSVEIREIPVPEIGEEDILLEVENVGVCGSDLHQWTSDHSWPVNYPVVMGHEFGGKIAALGSRVSGWKVGDRVVSETAAVIDSLNPMSKVGLYNLDPTRKGFGYGVNGAMTRFVRVPARCLHNVPENLSFEEACLTEPCCVAFNALVGNSHIKPGDRVIVIGPGTIGILCAAVARLCGAEVAVLGLEADRGRLEIAKNAYGCDPLIGEDVAEAWARKRDGLGADLIVDAAGHSITLRTAMKLVRPNGQITKVGWGPQPLNFSIDPIVQKNVRLQGSFSHNWPIWERVIALLASGALNVKPIIGGVWSITDWHEAFEKMHTGQIVKAVLKPV
- a CDS encoding SDR family NAD(P)-dependent oxidoreductase yields the protein MRLKDKVIIVTGSTTGIGKAIAKRCVAEGAKVVLHGLEGFLGEEVLDEIGAENAVFHQEDISVEACPERLVKLAVDHFGKLDAVVNNAAWVIQSNIENTDRAFLQKVLDINAVSPFLLIQAALPELAKNQGCVLNIGSVNAWSGEPNLLAYSISKGALMTLTRNLGDSLMRDQGIRVNQINPGWVLTEREKERKRDHGLSETWFEDLPKMYAPAGRILWPEEIAAACVYWLSDEAGPISGQVVDLEQYPMIGRNAPKDTSTIH
- a CDS encoding alpha-amylase family glycosyl hydrolase, with the protein product MTTELFLQEKINELLEIHQLDALKKDQAFVDRLWNHLPKIHRLFGEIYASHHQAEPQFIELISSLIKAYQSRESSLKKRDAEKAKQDGWFLSNQLAGMSLYVDRFAGNLKKMPEKLTHLEELGVNFLHLMPIFQSPEGESDGGYAVSDFRTVDSRFGSLEDLIALRKKMHSKGMNLMLDIVLNHTSHHHEWAQKAKQGDPYYRDFFYTYPDRWMPDEFDRSMPEIFPEAAPGNFTWSEEMGRWVMTVFHRYQWDLNYTNPVVFKEMMDTVLFYGNLGVDLLRIDAPAFIWKQPGTSCQNLPEAHTLLRLIKQCVLVATPGMAILGEAIVAPKEIMKYFGTGEFIAQECDFAYNATQMALQWDMLASGETKVMLAAQHEILQKPYGTSWITYTRCHDDIGLGYDDYMIAHAGKEPYQHRKFLKEYYSYSGDQWMSPARGALFSSNPKTGDARISGTLASLCGLEKALIEGNGPAIDQSIQKILMMQAHSIFLGGLPMLFYGDEVGYTNDYSFQNDPGKYYDNRWMHRPIIDWEKVNRKKVDGTVENQLFEGTKKLLSIRKSQDVFADLSNITWMSPHNIHVAGFVRRKGNDRVYCLFNFSDRAAYLTWYAFKEQGEGATALWDLWGEKIHTIGADNEYLILPPYGFCIMTPQG
- a CDS encoding orotidine 5'-phosphate decarboxylase / HUMPS family protein, with the protein product MTPIVQISLDLTNIDEALETAALALRAGVDWLEAGTPLILAEGLHGVRKLREAFPGTPIVADLKTMDGGYLEAEMMAKAGATHVVVMARAHAETIKCVVQAGKDFGVKVMGDNMICPDMVEGAKFLEDLGCDYVIHHIGYDERRGIAAAGHRMPSPLDQLREVVAAVNIPVQAVGGLSLEQAIQCPQYGAPLVVLGAPLTIDADSFKTADGDLEISLRMICEAIHAQTTVFPSNS
- a CDS encoding sugar phosphate isomerase/epimerase family protein: MPKLAAFPKAFMQQLCKDGSMKIADWVKLAAPLQIDGLEWYAGFLEMADEKNWSKFRRMVENEGMVIPMMCCSPDFTHRDKSFRENEIQKQKRWIEMTDALGGKYCRVLSGQYRPELSVEEGIKLAKDCIEACLPYAQSLGITLIIENHYKDDFWEYPEFAQKRDIFTKLVKSIQHPNFGVNYDPSNTFLAGEDPLDLLYDVSERVLTMHASDRFLKYGTIEDLRKVEGGAVGYAKMLSHGEIGKGMNDYDAIFTELKRVGFDNWISIEDGVDGMDQLERSVAFLKKKIAQYWNR